A stretch of DNA from Synechococcus sp. PROS-9-1:
TCACTGCTGGGTTATTAATCAGTGTTGTTGATTTATGGCGTCAATGGTTCCCGGCGGCTTGATTGCTCACAGCATGCGACGGAGTTTTTAAAACTTTCTCTGTACAAATTCAGTGGCAAGGCGAACCTCTAGGAGGAAGGAGATCGAGGCCAGCGTTAACATTCCCATGGTGGTGATGAATAGAGGCGCAACAATTGCGGTTAAGTCAACTTGAGCGATAACGCCCATAAATATTGCTGAAACAACAATCGAAAGTAAAAGGGTTGCGCAGGTGAGGAGCGAGATCGCCCGCAGAATGTGTTGCATGCGCCGCTTGCAATACCTGCGGTCAAAGTCATCTCCTCGGGCATCCGATTCGCTGAGTCGGCGAGCTTGATCAGC
This window harbors:
- a CDS encoding DUF2721 domain-containing protein gives rise to the protein MEFTTLQPESLSKAIQLSVSPVFLLAGIGALLNVLSARLARVADQARRLSESDARGDDFDRRYCKRRMQHILRAISLLTCATLLLSIVVSAIFMGVIAQVDLTAIVAPLFITTMGMLTLASISFLLEVRLATEFVQRKF